The Flavobacterium johnsoniae genomic sequence GGAAAAGAATCGATTTTTGAAATTGGTTACATCAGCGGTTCTTTATACAATAATTTTGAAGGTGGACAGAGTTACTCGAATCAAGGTTCGTCAACACATCAAATGTTCGGATTTTTGTTTAATAGTTCGGTTGGAAACAGTGCTTTCGGAAATAGTGTTCCAAGACAAGAATTGATTGATTTTTATGATAATTCGGACCGAAGAAAAGAATACACTTTTATAACACCGCAAACTATTGTAAGAGGCGGAAGAGGCGCTATTTCTTGTAATTGCAGTACCAATCCAGACGGCTCAATCAATTTTGCTACAGAAGGACAATGGGTTTTCGGGACTGATACTTACAATTATTTCTGGCCAACCGGAACGGCAGCTTTTAAATCTAAAGCAAGTATGTACAAATATTGGATTCCGCCTGCAGTTCAGGACGGTTTGCAAAATTATGCGGATTCTCCATTAAATGAAAAAATCATTCGTTATGCAGACGTGCTTTTAATGCATGCTGAAGCAACTTTAATGGGTGGAACAGGCGTTTTAAGCGGAGCAAGTTCTTATAAATTAGTAACTGAAAGAGCTTACGGAGCAGGAAATCCCAAAATTCCAGCGTACACATTGCAAGGTGTTAAAGATGAAAGAAGAAGAGAATTGGCAACAGAAGGTTGGGACAGATATACTGATTTAGTACGTTGGGGCGATGCAAAAGCTGCGCTAGAAGCGGTTGGAAAAGTTTTTGTTGTAGGAAGAGACGAATTATTGCCAATTCCAGCATCTGAAATTCAACAAGTTGGAGCGACAATTTTAATTCAAAATCCAGGATATTAGGAGGTTTGAGAGCAATTCAGTTTTAACACATAGTCCCGAAGCTTCGGGATAGAATTTGAATCTTTATAAAAGGCGTTTCACTTGTTTAAATAAACATAGTCTCCGCAATCTTGTCATTCCGAGGAACGAGGAATCTTCGTTAGAAACTCTAAAAAGATTGGAAATTCTCTATGCGGAGCTACTTGCGAAGATTCCTCGTTCCTCGGAATGACAAACTATATGAACTATGTGTTAAAACTGAATTGCTCTCAAACAATAAGTAAGTTTAGTTTATAGTTAATTTCATGTTAGTCTGAGTTGGGCTGTTTGATAAAAACAGCTCAACTTTTTAAAAATTTAACTAAATTTCAAACGATTTAGTTCTCATAAGAACAAAATTATGAAATAGTAACAACCATAATTTTAAATGAAAAAATCAATATTTGCCGCTTTTGTAGTTTCTTTAGGAGGATTTTTGTTTGGTTTTGATGCCGGAATTATTTCTGGAGTCATGTCTTACGTTGGTCCCGAATTTAATCTGAACGATTTTCAAACAGGCTGGGTGGTAAGTTCGCCTTCTTTTACGGCAATGTTTGCCATGCTGATTTCAGGACGTTTAAGCGATATAATCGGAAGAAAAAAATTACTGATTCTTGCGTCTTTTTTATATGCTTTATCCATCGTTTTATCTGCTTATAGTTTTTCTTATGAAATGCTTTACATCGCCCGTATGATTGGCGGAATAGCATTTGGAATCGCTTTGGTAATTGCACCAACTTATATTGCCGAAGTTTCTTTGGCAGAAAACAGAGGAAAATTAGTTTCCATTCAGCAACTCAATATTGTATTAGGATTTTTTGCTGCTTTTTTGAGCAATTATTACATCAATTATCTGCATACTTCTGGGCAAACGAGTTTTCTAACAGAAGCAAATGTTTGGCGTTGGATGCTCGGAATTGTGATTGTTCCGTCTATTATCTATTATATTTTCTTGTTTTTTGTGCCTGAAAGTCCGCGTTGGTTATTTACCCAAAAAAGAGATGATGAAGCTAGAAAAGTTTTGGTTTCCATGCATGGAATAGAAAAAGCCAAATTAGAAACTGAAACTATTTTAGAAAGTTTAAAAGTAGACAATCAAAATACGGAAAAACTAAAAATAAAAGACCTTTTTAAACCCGCATTAAAGTTCGTTTTTACGGTCGGATTGGTCATTGGAATTTTACAGCAAATTACCGGAATCAATGCGATTTATTTTTACGCAACATCTATTTTTAAACAAACCGGAATTGGCAATGATGCATCTTTTTCTTCGGGAGTTTTATTGAGTTTTATAACGGTAGCTTTTACGATTGTAGCCATGTTTTTAATTGATAAAATGGGGCGTCGTCCTTTGTTATTAGTTGGTATTGCTGGAATTGCAATTAGTATGGCTTTGTGCGCGTACGGATTTAAAGAAGCAAAATACCAATTGACTTTAGATAAAATAACGCTTTTAGAAGATTCAATTTCAGTAAAATTAAAACCCATTGCAGGCAAAGTTTACGAGAATGATATTGCTTTTAAAAACGAAATGAAAACGCTTTTAGGAGATCAGATTTATGCTAAAAATGAAGGGACAATTTTAGAAATGGCAACTCAAATGAATGCCGTTTTGGTTTTAGTCGGCGTGATGGGTTTTATTGCTTGTTTTGCTTTTTCGCTTGGTCCAGTAATGTGGGTTTTATTATCCGAATTATATCCAAATCGTTACCGCGGTTTGGCAATTGGCGTAATCGGTTTTGTAAACGGATTTGTTAGCTGGATTGTGCAGCAGGTTTTTCCTTGGGAATTATCCAATTTAGGCAACGCATTTACGTTTTCTATTTTTGGCGCAATTGCATTAATCGGTTTCTTCATATTGTATAAAATCTTGCCCGAAACCAAAGGAAAATCATTAGAACAAATAGAAATTGATTTCGTAAAATAAGATATATGATTCAGAACCCAATTTTAAAAGGTTTCAATCCAGATCCTTCAATTTGTAGAGTAGGAGATGACTATTACATCGCAACATCCACATTTGAATGGTTTCCGGGTGTGCAGATTCATCATTCAAAAGATTTAAAAAATTGGAAAGTAGTTGCGCATCCGCTCAATCGAATTTCGCAATTGGATATGAAAGGAGTTCCTGATTCCTGCGGGGTTTGGGCGCCTTGTTTGTCTTATAAAAATGGTGTTTTTTATTTGGTTTACACTAATGTAAAATCGTTTGACGGCGTCTGGAAAGACACACCCAATTATGTTGTAACTACAAATGATATTTTAGGAAATTGGAGCGAACCAGTTTACTTGACATCAGCAGGTTTTGACGGTTCTTTTTTTCATGATAATGATGGAAAAACTTGGTACATTAATATGTTGGTCGATCATCGAAATGGAAAGTTTTTTGGCGGAATCGAACTTCAGGAATATGATACAGAAGTACAAAAATTAGTTGGAGAAATTTTCTATTTAACTTCTGGAACCGATTTAGGTTTTACCGAAGGTCCGCATTTGTATAAACGAAACGACTATTATTACTTAATTCTTGCCGAAGGCGGAACAGAATATGGTCATGCAGAAACCGTTATGCGTTCTAGAAACATTTCAGGACCTTATGAAAATCATCCAGAAAATCCGATTTTAACAGCGAGAAATTCGCCAGAATATGAATTGCAAAAAGCAGGACATGCTTCATTTGTAGAAACTCAAAATGGCGATTGGTATGTTACATTTTTAGTAAGTCGACCGTTAACTGTTCAGGGAAGATGTATTTTAGGAAGAGAAACCGCAATTGAAGAAATCGTTTGGAAAAATGATTGGCCGTATTTGAATTCAGGTTCCAATTTGCCTCGTTTAGAAATTCCTTCTCCAAACTTAAAAGAAGTTGTCTTTGACGAAAGTCCCAAAAGAGAAAATTTTGATGCCGATACATTGCCGATAGATTTTCAAACCTTAAGAATTCCACAATCAGAAGAATGGATTTCTTTAACTGAGCGCCCAGGATTTTTACGTTTAAAAGGAAAAGAATCGCTTACGTCTACACATACGCAAGCTTTGGTAGCGAGAAGATTACAACATTTTAAAGCGGAAATTACGACTTCTATACGTTTTGAACCGACAAAGTTTCAGCATTTAGCGGGATTAGTTTTGTATTATAATACGGGACATTATCATTATTTGCATGTAACAAAAAGTGGAAATCAAAAGATTCTTTCAATTGTAAGTTGTTGTAATTATAAAATAATTGAACAAAAAGAAATTATTATCGTAACGGGAATTCAAGAAATACTTCTGAAAGCAACCATTAACCATGATAAATTGCAATTTCTATTTAGTAAAGATGGAAGCCATTTTGAAAAAATCGGAGAAAAACTAGATATGAGCATTTTGTCAGACGATTATGTACGTGACGAAAGCGAACGTTACCGTCCAGCTTTTACGGGATGTTTGGTCGGATTATGTTGTCAGGATTTGGCAACGAATTCTGTTCATGCCGATTTTGATTGGTTTGAGTACACAATTTTAGATTGTTGATTTTAGATTTCTTTAGATTGAAAAATAGATACAAGAAGCAAAATGTAAGATTTGAAAGAAAACATAATAGACTTAAAAATTGAATTATGAAATTACGATATATAATGATTATTGGTCTTTGTTTTTTCCTAGTGAATTGTAAGCAGCAATCTTCTAATGAAAAAGCAAAAATACTTGAAAAAAAAGAACAAAAACGTGCCAAATTTGAGCCAAAAGATGGCGAAGTGATTCTGTTTATTGGTCAAGAAAATGATGCTTTGGGCGGAACGGAAAAAGATAAAAACGGTTATTTTGACCATTTTCCCGCTCCGGGCGGATTTACAATGTATACCGATATTATGCCAGGCGTAACTGAAGAATTTGATGGACATTCTTTTACGTACTCAGGCTTAAACGGAATTTACGAAACCGCAGATTGGGGAGACGGGCCAGAGAATATGTCTTTACAATTAAATGATGCTGATTTTAAAAACTCCGCTTTGGCAATTGGTTTAGCAATAATAGATACCGAAGTAAAAATTGCAAGCGGCGAATTGGATTCTTACATCAAAAAAATGGGAGAATTTTTTAAGAGTTTAGGAAAAAGACCTGTTTTTCTTAGAATTGGCTTTGAATTTGACGGTCCGTGGAATCGTTATGAAAGAGTGGCTTACATCAATGCTTTTCGACATATTAAAGACAAATTAGACGAACAAGGCGTTAAGAATGTCGCTTACGTTTGGCAGTCAAAAGGGTTTGAAAGCACTTTAGAAGATCTTGAAAAATGGTATCCGGGAGATAATTATGTCGATTGGTGCGGATTTTCATTTTTTAATAATTACAAACAGGAAAATATGATTGCTTTCGCTAAAGCCAAAAACAAACCTGTTTTTATCTGTGAAGCAGCGCCAACATCAACCGATTGGAAAAATGATCCGAAAGGAAATACAGGTTTAACAAAAGAAATGAAACTTTCTAATCCGGAACAAGCAAAAATGGCTTGGGAAGAATGGTTTGTTCCGTTTTTTAAAACCATAAACGATAATCCGAAAACGGTAAAAGCTATAAGTTACATCAATGCCAATTGGAAAGACAAACCAAGATGGAAAGTAAATCCAACTTTTAAAGGAATTGATTCCAGATTGCAATTGAGCGATTTCATTACCAAAAAATGGAATGAAGAAGTTGGCAAAGACAAATATTTAAAAGCTTCGCCAGAACTTTTTGATCAATTATACAATTAAACCATTTTTACTTTTTATTAAAAACATGACAAAAAAAATGCTAAACATTACGTTTGGCATTTTTCTTTTGTTTTAAACTCTAAAATGGATTTTTGCAATCATTTTAACGTTATTGCAATTTTTAAAGTAGTTTTATTAATCACAGTTATAAAATAAGATAAAAATGTCTTTTATTAAATAAAAAATTTACATTTCGTTAAAATAAATACAAAATAGTGTGTACTTTTGTTGCCGAAACATAATTCAAGCAATTGAAAAGATTATTTATCATAGTACTTTCCATTTTAATCTTGTCGCCATCTTTTGGCAGCTTGTTCATTTATGCTTCCTTCAAAATAAATCAAAAAGAAATTGCGCAGACTATTTGTGTGCAGCGTAAATCTGTTTTTAATTCTTGTAACGGTCGATGCGAACTTCAAAAAAGCATTAAAAAATATGCTGATAACGAGAAAAAACAAGACAGTTTAAAAGAAAAACTAGAATTGGTTTATGTTCAAAATTCTCCTGAAGTTAAATTTTCGATTATTTCTTTAGTAGAATCAAAAGAAAACACTTCAATTTTATTCGAAAAGAAACCTATCAAGGCTTCTAATCTTACTTTTCATCCTCCGCTCTGTTTGGTATAGATCAGAGTTTCCAGTTTAATTTGTATCCTATTTGAAATCATTGCAATTAATGCAATGATAAATAATGTAATATAAATGTAATGTGTTTTCGCTTCAAGAATTCGCAACGTTTATTACGGCATTAGTTTTATTTACATTTTTCCTTTACAGTCGAAACTGTTGATCTTATTCTTGTAAGTTCACGGCATTTGTCATGTTTTGATTTTCAAAATTTCATGGCATTCTGCTACAATTTAAACAGTTTTAAAACATTCATTACAAAATGAAATCTTTTAATTTTCTAGTAATTGCATTACTTTTTGCAATCACTTCTTGTACCATTGACAAAACAGATTACGAAGCAGAAACAGGCTCTCAAGTTCCAGAATCTTACGAATTTAAAGAAGCAGTTTCATTTACTAGCGGTAATTACAAAATTACTATCGACGCTTTAAACGGAACATTCTATAAAGGTTATAATGAGCTTCATATCAAAGTTTTAAATGCGCAAACAAATCAAATTTTAAATACTTCTGATGTAACTTTTTTACCAATAATTACGAATGCAGACGGAAGCAAAAGTTCTTGCCCGCATGAATATAAAACAACTTACGATTCTACAAATAAATATTACGCTGGATATTCTGTTTTTACTGGTGAAAGTACCACTACTGCAAGTTGGAAATTGTACATAAGTTTTACTGCTGATAATCAGAAATATGAAATTAATAAAGATATTACGGTTGAAAAACAAAACAATAAAAACCTGAATATGACCGCATTTACAGGAAATGACGGCGAACAATATTTTATTGCATTGGTTTCTCCGCAAAAACCAACGGTTTCAGAAAACAAATTGGTTGCGGGTATTTACAAATACAATAAACCGACCACTACGGCGGGTACTTTTCCAGATCCGACTCAATTTTCATATTCGGAAGTAACGGGTTTTACTTTAAAATTAGATCCAAGAATGCCCGAACCTTCTATGGGAAATCACTCTTCGCCAAACAATAAAGATTTGGTACAGGAAAATGACGGTTTGTATCACGGCGTTGTCAATTATACGATGACTGGAAATTGGACACTGAATTTAATTATGATGAATCAAAATGGATTGATTTTGAAAGGAACCGTTGTGCCAACCGATTTTACGCCTGGAATTGAAGGAGTTAAAAGTGAACTTTATATTGATACTTTATTCTAAAAACATGAAATATATTATAATGCTGCTTTTTTTGGGAATGTCTGTAAACGCTCAAAATTCGCACGCACATCACGACAGCATCAAAAATTTAGAAGAAGTAACTGTAAAAAATGCCACTAAAAAGAAGATCGAAACAGAAATGAAAATGGCAGTTTCGGTTGATGAATTTTTATCTTCTTCAGATAATATAAGTTTCATAAAACGTGGAGCTTACGCTTGGGAACCTTTGCTAAATAATATGAGCACAGAACGCTCAACCGTTACAATTGACGGAATGCATGTTTTTGGCGCTTGTACCGATAAAATGGATCCGATTACGTCTTATGTAGAAAGTAATAATCTTTCGGCAATTGATATCAAATCTGGACAGGAGGGAAGTCTTCACGGTGCAACTGTTGCGGGAAGTATCGATTTAAAAAGAAAAAGCACGCCATTTAGTGCTCAAAGAAAATGGAATGGCGCGTACCAAAGCGGATTTGAATTCAACAATAAACAGTTTTTTAATCTTGGAAATGTCTCGTATTCAAGCAATAAATTTGTTTTCGACGGAAGCATTTCTTACCGAAAAGCAGACAATTATTTTGACGGAAATGATGACGAAGTAAAACATTCTCAATATAAAAAGTTCAATACTTCAATTGGATTGGCTTATAAAACAAGCGAATTGTCTGCCGTAAGAGTCGATGCAATTTTTGATATGGCTAAAGATGTTGGTTTTCCAGCGCTTCCAATGGATTTATCGCTTTCTAGAGCTTTGATCACTTCGGCTGCTTACAAACAATTATTTGAAAATGGCTTGGTAAAAGTGATAGATACAAAAATCTATTTTAATGCAATAGAACATTATATGGATGACACGACGCGTCCTGAAAATTTGGTTCACATGGATATGCCAGGCTGGAGCACGACTTATGGTTTGGTTTCTAAAGCCAATTTGAAAAAGGATAATTATGCTGCTGAAATTCAATTGAATGCATACGATAATTTGTCTATTGCAGAAATGCGAATGTATCCGCAAGATCGAAGCAAAAGAACGATGTTTGCGTACAGCTGGCCGTGGGTAACAACACGTTACGCGGGACTTTCAATGAATAATTCTTGGGATCTTTCAGAGAAAAGCCAAGTGAATTTGGGCGGTTCTTTGGGCGTGAATTACAATTACTCAAAATATGTAGAATTCAACTGGATTTTTCATCCCGGAGCGCCTCAGGAAAAAACGAGATTTTTGCCTAATTTTCATGCGGCTTATCAGCTAAATATTGACCAATTTGATTTTTCTGTCGGAGCTGGCTATGGTCATAGAGCGCCTTCTGTTTCTGAAGGTTACGGCTATTATATTTATAATAGTTTTGACCGTTACGATTATATCGGAGATCCGAATTTGAAAAATGAAATTTCGTATGAAGGAAATGCAAGTGCTGGTTTTAAAAATGAAAAATTCAGCCTTCAAGGAAAAATTAACTATTTCTACATTCAGAATTATATTATAGGTAGAATTTTGAGTATGGGAAGTCCGATGAATTACCAATCGGTTGGTGTAAAAGGATATACGTCATTAGATTATGCCACACTTTTGAATTTTTCTGTAAATGCAGGTTACGATATTTTGGAGCATTTACATTGGAAAGGAACTTTAATGTATGCACGCGGAATGGACAATTTAGGCGGAAATCTTCCTTTTATTCGTCCGTTGAGTTATCAGACTTCGCTTCATTTTATGCATAAGAATTTCGGAATCCAAACTTCTGTAAATGGTGATTTCGAACAAATTAATTACAGTCCAGAATATGGAGAAGATCTGACTTCGGCGTATACAATTTGGAATCTTTCTGCTGATTATTCTTTTAAAATCAATAAAGTAAAAACGACGGTTCAAGTTGGTGCAGAGAATTTATTAAATGAATATTACAGCACTTATGCCGACTGGGGAAATATTCCGAGAATGGGACGTAACATTTTTACTTCTTTAAAATTCACTTTATAAAATGAAAAAAGTTTTTAGTATCACAATGACGATTTTGTTCTTGTTGGTTTCGTTCCAACAGGCGCTTATTGTTGTGCACTTTAAACTGAATCAGCAAGATATAGAAAGTCAATTCTGCGAAAATAGAGCCAAACCAGAATTGCAATGTCACGGAAAATGTCATTTAAAGAAAGAATTAGAAAAGTCTGAAAAAAACGATTTGGAGTTAAATAGTATTTTCAAAAAAATAGACATTCTTCAGAATCAGAATTTTGAGTTTCCAGTTCGCATTCTAAAAATGATAAGTAATAAAGTATTGATTTATAAAGAATTTAATCATTTTGAACCTTGTTTAGAAATTTTTGTACCGCCGCCTATTTGCTGATTAATTTCCCTCAATTAATAAAATAGAAATACAAAAAATTAAATATCACAAAATGCAAAATTTAAAAAAATACCTATTATTATCAGTTGCCGCATTGACTTTCGTATCATGTTCAAGTGATGACGATAATCCAGTTGCGAACAATTTAACGCTAGAATTCACGAATACATTAAAAAACAATACTATTGTTTTAGGAAATGCAACTTCAACTTCGGCAACTTCAAATACTTCGGCATCAGGACAAATTCATCATTTTTCAGAATTGAAGTATGTGATTAGTAATATACGTTTGGTTAAAGACAACGGAACTGAAGTTCCTTATAATGTAAATGATTTAGACAAAGGCGCAACTGTAATTGACCAATCTAAAACGGCTTCTTTGAGCTATGTTTTAAGCAATGTTCCGTCGGCAACTTACAAGCAGATTAAATTCGGTTTGGGAATTAAGCCAGAACAAAACACTTTAGATCAAGTACGTTTTCCAAATTTCTACGCAGCTGCGGGGGCAAACGACACGCAAATGATGTGGGAATGGGGAAGTGGTTACCGTTTTACAAAAGTGGAAGGTTTTTATGATACGGATAATAAAGCGATGTCAATTCATACTGGAAGTACAGTTGAAGGAACTGCTCCAAATTACACACAAGGTGTAAATGCCTATAGAGATATTACGTTGAACTTAACAACAAACGCAATTGTGGGAAGTAAAGCGCCAAAAATTAAAATTAAAGCTGATTTTGATAAATTATTGAGCGGAAAAATCAACACGATTACTCTATCAACAGGAACTGGAATGAATGATAATGCAACTCCAAACGTTCACA encodes the following:
- a CDS encoding glycoside hydrolase family 43 protein, with protein sequence MIQNPILKGFNPDPSICRVGDDYYIATSTFEWFPGVQIHHSKDLKNWKVVAHPLNRISQLDMKGVPDSCGVWAPCLSYKNGVFYLVYTNVKSFDGVWKDTPNYVVTTNDILGNWSEPVYLTSAGFDGSFFHDNDGKTWYINMLVDHRNGKFFGGIELQEYDTEVQKLVGEIFYLTSGTDLGFTEGPHLYKRNDYYYLILAEGGTEYGHAETVMRSRNISGPYENHPENPILTARNSPEYELQKAGHASFVETQNGDWYVTFLVSRPLTVQGRCILGRETAIEEIVWKNDWPYLNSGSNLPRLEIPSPNLKEVVFDESPKRENFDADTLPIDFQTLRIPQSEEWISLTERPGFLRLKGKESLTSTHTQALVARRLQHFKAEITTSIRFEPTKFQHLAGLVLYYNTGHYHYLHVTKSGNQKILSIVSCCNYKIIEQKEIIIVTGIQEILLKATINHDKLQFLFSKDGSHFEKIGEKLDMSILSDDYVRDESERYRPAFTGCLVGLCCQDLATNSVHADFDWFEYTILDC
- a CDS encoding MbnP family protein; the protein is MQNLKKYLLLSVAALTFVSCSSDDDNPVANNLTLEFTNTLKNNTIVLGNATSTSATSNTSASGQIHHFSELKYVISNIRLVKDNGTEVPYNVNDLDKGATVIDQSKTASLSYVLSNVPSATYKQIKFGLGIKPEQNTLDQVRFPNFYAAAGANDTQMMWEWGSGYRFTKVEGFYDTDNKAMSIHTGSTVEGTAPNYTQGVNAYRDITLNLTTNAIVGSKAPKIKIKADFDKLLSGKINTITLSTGTGMNDNATPNVHTAAQMVKFVDNLGGNGSSDISGMFSVSSVEN
- a CDS encoding sugar porter family MFS transporter, whose product is MKKSIFAAFVVSLGGFLFGFDAGIISGVMSYVGPEFNLNDFQTGWVVSSPSFTAMFAMLISGRLSDIIGRKKLLILASFLYALSIVLSAYSFSYEMLYIARMIGGIAFGIALVIAPTYIAEVSLAENRGKLVSIQQLNIVLGFFAAFLSNYYINYLHTSGQTSFLTEANVWRWMLGIVIVPSIIYYIFLFFVPESPRWLFTQKRDDEARKVLVSMHGIEKAKLETETILESLKVDNQNTEKLKIKDLFKPALKFVFTVGLVIGILQQITGINAIYFYATSIFKQTGIGNDASFSSGVLLSFITVAFTIVAMFLIDKMGRRPLLLVGIAGIAISMALCAYGFKEAKYQLTLDKITLLEDSISVKLKPIAGKVYENDIAFKNEMKTLLGDQIYAKNEGTILEMATQMNAVLVLVGVMGFIACFAFSLGPVMWVLLSELYPNRYRGLAIGVIGFVNGFVSWIVQQVFPWELSNLGNAFTFSIFGAIALIGFFILYKILPETKGKSLEQIEIDFVK
- a CDS encoding glycoside hydrolase family 26 protein — translated: MKLRYIMIIGLCFFLVNCKQQSSNEKAKILEKKEQKRAKFEPKDGEVILFIGQENDALGGTEKDKNGYFDHFPAPGGFTMYTDIMPGVTEEFDGHSFTYSGLNGIYETADWGDGPENMSLQLNDADFKNSALAIGLAIIDTEVKIASGELDSYIKKMGEFFKSLGKRPVFLRIGFEFDGPWNRYERVAYINAFRHIKDKLDEQGVKNVAYVWQSKGFESTLEDLEKWYPGDNYVDWCGFSFFNNYKQENMIAFAKAKNKPVFICEAAPTSTDWKNDPKGNTGLTKEMKLSNPEQAKMAWEEWFVPFFKTINDNPKTVKAISYINANWKDKPRWKVNPTFKGIDSRLQLSDFITKKWNEEVGKDKYLKASPELFDQLYN
- a CDS encoding TonB-dependent receptor plug domain-containing protein; translated protein: MKYIIMLLFLGMSVNAQNSHAHHDSIKNLEEVTVKNATKKKIETEMKMAVSVDEFLSSSDNISFIKRGAYAWEPLLNNMSTERSTVTIDGMHVFGACTDKMDPITSYVESNNLSAIDIKSGQEGSLHGATVAGSIDLKRKSTPFSAQRKWNGAYQSGFEFNNKQFFNLGNVSYSSNKFVFDGSISYRKADNYFDGNDDEVKHSQYKKFNTSIGLAYKTSELSAVRVDAIFDMAKDVGFPALPMDLSLSRALITSAAYKQLFENGLVKVIDTKIYFNAIEHYMDDTTRPENLVHMDMPGWSTTYGLVSKANLKKDNYAAEIQLNAYDNLSIAEMRMYPQDRSKRTMFAYSWPWVTTRYAGLSMNNSWDLSEKSQVNLGGSLGVNYNYSKYVEFNWIFHPGAPQEKTRFLPNFHAAYQLNIDQFDFSVGAGYGHRAPSVSEGYGYYIYNSFDRYDYIGDPNLKNEISYEGNASAGFKNEKFSLQGKINYFYIQNYIIGRILSMGSPMNYQSVGVKGYTSLDYATLLNFSVNAGYDILEHLHWKGTLMYARGMDNLGGNLPFIRPLSYQTSLHFMHKNFGIQTSVNGDFEQINYSPEYGEDLTSAYTIWNLSADYSFKINKVKTTVQVGAENLLNEYYSTYADWGNIPRMGRNIFTSLKFTL
- a CDS encoding RagB/SusD family nutrient uptake outer membrane protein — encoded protein: MKIKYIKDSILAFSMLLMLNSCSEDFLTIEPTTQLTADAIQTDSDFEALVNAAYDPLRWQVDGAATRHMYPVMFQDMRADNVVSQWATFWVAGQAFDKNPIAPNNSSVEGMWKKWYTMISRANTAIGIITETEKIKDEAFKNQLIAQAKFLRGFAYFELVKHFGGVPLITEYIKDASYNFKKPKATAAEVYVQIEKDLLDAAQTLPTVAAKKGRATKGAAYAFLAKANLYQKDYNETVKYCEEVMKLGYSLEEKFEDNWDLNNEYGKESIFEIGYISGSLYNNFEGGQSYSNQGSSTHQMFGFLFNSSVGNSAFGNSVPRQELIDFYDNSDRRKEYTFITPQTIVRGGRGAISCNCSTNPDGSINFATEGQWVFGTDTYNYFWPTGTAAFKSKASMYKYWIPPAVQDGLQNYADSPLNEKIIRYADVLLMHAEATLMGGTGVLSGASSYKLVTERAYGAGNPKIPAYTLQGVKDERRRELATEGWDRYTDLVRWGDAKAALEAVGKVFVVGRDELLPIPASEIQQVGATILIQNPGY